One genomic segment of Sminthopsis crassicaudata isolate SCR6 chromosome 4, ASM4859323v1, whole genome shotgun sequence includes these proteins:
- the GSDMB gene encoding gasdermin-B isoform X1: protein MPSIFKMVTGKVVRELNENGDLIPIRNLIDADKFHCCSLVCKKKNFFPFFKPHYWKTGLTVDDLLEASDELDCVFTEVAEKKNSRIKDNVKMKMKTEMNIPHVTSVNGEVDFSTMLELKLKFWEISQEGKESLSQRKLKKEMPSLVEALKKRGENLYMVIETVELAEEQNVERKYFVDTSFKSLIMKIEGSVDVSISSAVTIPSKSVLACRINLLVFEEKHCRISHFDDKNSFSPESDSGQRSARQTEEWPEPLESFSDLQEKVKNLIWALQDLTEMQRKAVLDFLARLLQEEALGEVEGKVSMALFTEELRHPENPLLRVLFDASGSSMQNQAEGILDFLEVLAELKEEQQKILAKVVEEGLLSETMKLVEDLLKQSETFPLKADSITHTLVRICDPECKLEQPVTWDSETCHSLCALYTVLSVLMLLAQGPNSVL from the exons ATGCCTTCCATATTTAAGATGGTCACTGGAAAAGTGGTCCGTGAATTGAATGAGAATGGAGACCTAATTCCCATTAGGAACCTCATTGACGCGGACAAATTCCACTGTTGTTCTCTGGTGtgcaaaaaaaagaactttttccctttctttaaacCTCACTACTGGAAGACAGGGCTTACAGTGGATGACCTTCTGGAGGCCTCTGATGAGCTAGACTGTGTCTTCACAG aggtggcagaaaaaaagaattctagaatTAAGGACAAtgtgaaaatgaagatgaaaactGAAATGAATATACCCCATGTTACATCTGTAAATGGGGAAGTTGACTTCTCTACAATGTTAGAGTTAAAGTTAAAGTTCTGGGAGATTTCCCAGGAAGGAAAGGAATCTTTGTCCCAAAG GAAGCTGAAAAAAGAGATGCCTTCCCTAGTGGAAGCattgaagaaaagaggagaaaatctgtATATGGTGATAGAAACGGTGGAGTTGGCGGAGGAACAAAATGTAGAGAGAAAATACTTCGTGGACACTTCATTCAAATCTCTAATAATGAAAATAGAG GGCAGTGTGGATGTGAGTATCAGCAGTGCAGTCACCATCCCTTCTAAGAGTGTCCTTGCCTGCAGAATTAACCTGCTGGTCTTCGAGGAGAAGCATTGCC gaatttctCATTTTGATGATAAAAATTCCTTCTCTCCAG aaaGTGATAGTGGCCAGAGATCAG CAAGGCAGACTGAGGAATGGCCTGAACCCCTAGAGAGCTTCAGTGATCTGCAGGAGAAGGTGAAGAACTTGATCTGGGCCCTCCAAGACCTGACAGAAATGCAGCGGAAGGCTGTGCTGGACTTCCTTGCCAGGCTTCTGCAGGAGGAGGCACTgggggaggtggagggaaag GTGTCTATGGCCCTTTTCACAGAAGAGCTAAGACACCCTGAGAACCCTCTCCTGAGAGTCTTGTTTGATGCCTCTGGGAGCTCCATGCAAAACCAGGCTGAGGGCATCCTGGATTTCCTTGAGGTACTAGCAG AACTAAAAGAGGAGCAACAGAAGATACTGGCTAAGGTTGTGGAGGAAGGACTCTTGTCTGAGACAATGAAGTTG GTGGAAGACCTCTTAAAGCAGTCAGAAACATTCCCTCTGAAGGCTGACTCAATTACCCACACCCTTGTGAGAATATGTGACCCAGAGTGCAAGCTAGAACAACCTGTTACCTGGGACTCAGAGACATGTCACTCACTCTGTGCCCTGTACACAGTTCTTTCTGTCCTGATGCTCTTAGCTCAAGGTCCAAATTCTGTCCTCTAA
- the GSDMB gene encoding gasdermin-B isoform X2, translated as MPSIFKMVTGKVVRELNENGDLIPIRNLIDADKFHCCSLVCKKKNFFPFFKPHYWKTGLTVDDLLEASDELDCVFTEVAEKKNSRIKDNVKMKMKTEMNIPHVTSVNGEVDFSTMLELKLKFWEISQEGKESLSQRKLKKEMPSLVEALKKRGENLYMVIETVELAEEQNVERKYFVDTSFKSLIMKIEGSVDVSISSAVTIPSKSVLACRINLLVFEEKHCRISHFDDKNSFSPGKCTSRQTEEWPEPLESFSDLQEKVKNLIWALQDLTEMQRKAVLDFLARLLQEEALGEVEGKVSMALFTEELRHPENPLLRVLFDASGSSMQNQAEGILDFLEVLAELKEEQQKILAKVVEEGLLSETMKLVEDLLKQSETFPLKADSITHTLVRICDPECKLEQPVTWDSETCHSLCALYTVLSVLMLLAQGPNSVL; from the exons ATGCCTTCCATATTTAAGATGGTCACTGGAAAAGTGGTCCGTGAATTGAATGAGAATGGAGACCTAATTCCCATTAGGAACCTCATTGACGCGGACAAATTCCACTGTTGTTCTCTGGTGtgcaaaaaaaagaactttttccctttctttaaacCTCACTACTGGAAGACAGGGCTTACAGTGGATGACCTTCTGGAGGCCTCTGATGAGCTAGACTGTGTCTTCACAG aggtggcagaaaaaaagaattctagaatTAAGGACAAtgtgaaaatgaagatgaaaactGAAATGAATATACCCCATGTTACATCTGTAAATGGGGAAGTTGACTTCTCTACAATGTTAGAGTTAAAGTTAAAGTTCTGGGAGATTTCCCAGGAAGGAAAGGAATCTTTGTCCCAAAG GAAGCTGAAAAAAGAGATGCCTTCCCTAGTGGAAGCattgaagaaaagaggagaaaatctgtATATGGTGATAGAAACGGTGGAGTTGGCGGAGGAACAAAATGTAGAGAGAAAATACTTCGTGGACACTTCATTCAAATCTCTAATAATGAAAATAGAG GGCAGTGTGGATGTGAGTATCAGCAGTGCAGTCACCATCCCTTCTAAGAGTGTCCTTGCCTGCAGAATTAACCTGCTGGTCTTCGAGGAGAAGCATTGCC gaatttctCATTTTGATGATAAAAATTCCTTCTCTCCAGGTAAGTGCACAT CAAGGCAGACTGAGGAATGGCCTGAACCCCTAGAGAGCTTCAGTGATCTGCAGGAGAAGGTGAAGAACTTGATCTGGGCCCTCCAAGACCTGACAGAAATGCAGCGGAAGGCTGTGCTGGACTTCCTTGCCAGGCTTCTGCAGGAGGAGGCACTgggggaggtggagggaaag GTGTCTATGGCCCTTTTCACAGAAGAGCTAAGACACCCTGAGAACCCTCTCCTGAGAGTCTTGTTTGATGCCTCTGGGAGCTCCATGCAAAACCAGGCTGAGGGCATCCTGGATTTCCTTGAGGTACTAGCAG AACTAAAAGAGGAGCAACAGAAGATACTGGCTAAGGTTGTGGAGGAAGGACTCTTGTCTGAGACAATGAAGTTG GTGGAAGACCTCTTAAAGCAGTCAGAAACATTCCCTCTGAAGGCTGACTCAATTACCCACACCCTTGTGAGAATATGTGACCCAGAGTGCAAGCTAGAACAACCTGTTACCTGGGACTCAGAGACATGTCACTCACTCTGTGCCCTGTACACAGTTCTTTCTGTCCTGATGCTCTTAGCTCAAGGTCCAAATTCTGTCCTCTAA